The DNA sequence TACAGTATCTTCTCTGCTTCCACAAGAATTAATAGTTAATATGCTGGTTATCAATAAAATAAAAAAGGATGAGATTGAAAAAGTTTTTTTCATTTCAATTTAAATTTTTATATATTTGTAAAAATTAAACGATTACAACACGAAAACATTGTCCGACAAATGTCGGATTATTTTTTTATACTAAAACTAAATTTTGAAAATTATGGCAAGCTATGTTACAAAGGAGGGGTTAGATAAAATGAAAGCTGAGCTGGAACAGTTAGAAACTGTAGAAAGACCTAAGATTACTCAGCAGATAGCAGAAGCAAGAGACAAAGGCGATTTGTCTGAAAATGCAGAATATGATGCAGCGAAGGAAGCGCAGGGAATGCTTGAAATGAGAATTTCTAAATTGAAAGACGTTATTTCTGGTTCTAAAATTATAGATGAAAGTCAATTAGATACTTCAAAAGTTTCCATTTTAACAACCGTGAAACTTAAAAATAATGCGACACAGCAACAGCAGGTTTTTACCTTGGTCCCAGATAATGAAAGTGATTTGAAGACAGGTAGAATTTCAGTTAATACGCCTATTGCTAAAGGCTTATTGGGTAAGGTGGTAGGTGAAACAGCAGAAATTGTTTTACCAAACGGAAATAAATTATCTTTCGAAGTACTTGAAATTACCTTGTAAAGACTAACTTCTAGAACCTGATTATGAGTACGATATTCACAAAAATCATTAATGGCGAAATTCCTTCTTATAAAATTGCAGAAGATGAGAACTTTATCGCATTTTTAGATGTAATGCCTTTGGTGAAGGGACACACCTTAGTAGTTCCTAAGAAAGAAGTTGACCTGATTTTTGATCTGGAAAGTGAAGAGTATAAGAATCTTTGGGCTTTTTCCCAAAAGATCGCTAAACAGATCAAAGATGCGATTCCATGTGTAAGAGTTGGAGTTGCTGTAGTAGGACTGGAAGTGCCTCACGCACATATTCATTTGATACCATTAAATAAAGTGGAAGATATGAATTTCAGAAATGAGAGATTGAAGCTAACGGCTGAAGAATACACCGAAATTCAAAACTCAATCATTAATTCTTAAAAAAGTAAAAAATCGTGAAAAAGAAATTTTTTGCGATTTTCTTTAACATATATAGTATATAATAGTATGAATTCAAACCAATGTTCTTTCTGTGGTAGAAAAAGAAATGAAGTACAGATGCTTATTTCAGGACAGAACGGATTTATTTGCGAAAATTGTATAGAGCAGGCACATTCCATTGTTAAAGATAGTGGGAGTAAAACTGAATTTTCACCTGCAGAAAATATAGACACCCTTAAAAAGCCTAAAGAAATTAAAGAATTTCTGAACCAATACGTAATTGGACAGGATCAGGCAAAGAAACAGCTTGCAATAGCAGTATACAATCATTATAAAAGATTGCTTCATGCCCAGGACGAGAACCGTGAAGTTGAGTTGGAAAAATCTAACATTATCATGATCGGTGAAACCGGAACTGGAAAAACATTACTTGCAAAAACTATTGCGAGAGAGCTTAATGTTCCTTTTTGTATTGTCGACGCGACAATATTAACGGAAGCGGGATATGTAGGGGAAGATGTAGAAAGTATTTTGTCGAGACTCCTTATGGTTGCTGATTATGATGTGGAAAAAGCAGAGAAGGGAATTGTATTTATTGATGAAATAGATAAGATTGCCAGAAAATCTGATAACCCAAGTATAACCAGAGACGTTTCTGGAGAAGGGGTTCAACAGGGCTTATTAAAATTATTAGAAGGGAGTATTGTCAATGTTCCACCTCAGGGAGGAAGGAAACATCCTGATCAAAAATACATCCAGGTAAATACACAAAATATATTATTCATTGCCGGTGGTGCTTTTGATGGGATCAAAGAAATCATCGAAAGAAGAATGAATAAACAAGCTATTGGATTTAGCTCTGAAAAAATAAATAAAATAGATGAGGATGACTATGTATTAACAAATATTAATGCAATTGACCTTCGTTCTTTCGGATTAATTCCCGAACTTTTGGGTAGATTTCCAATCATAACATATCTGGAAAAACTGACAAAGGAAACGATGGTCCGTATTATGAAGGAACCAAAAAATTCAATTATAAACCAGTTTATAGAGCTCTTTAAAATGGATGGCACAGAATTGGTATTTACGGATGGTGCTATTGAAAAAATTGTTGACGAAACTATTGACAAAGGATTGGGAGCCAGGGGACTTAGAGGAACAACTGAAAAAGTCTTGGAGGATCATATGTTTGCAATAGGTGAGGAGAAAAAAATAGTATTAACTGAAGATAATATTATTGTTAATAAATAAAAATAATTTTTTTATTATGAAAAAAATCATACCTTTGCGGGTGAGATTGTATTATAACACACACAAATAATTTATACAATGAGAAAAAGTTTATTTGCTATAGGTCTTTTAGCAATTAGTTATTCTGTTCAGGCGCAGATATTATGTCACGTAGACGCTAATGCTAATATGTATGTAAGTAAGGGCACGCTAGTTTATAGTGGTGGAGGTTTACAAATGAAAGCTAATGGTACTATCGAAAACCATGGGAATTTTATGGTTTCTGGTACAGGTACTGATCTTATTAAAACAATAGATGCTTCCAATGCTGATAAAACAGAAGCTAACGGAGGGGGAAATTTTATTAATAAGCTTAATGAGCCAACTGCTTATGCATCTGTAAATACCAATAGCTCTGCGGCTACTCCCGTTTATACGTATGGACAATTATTCATCACAGGTATTCCACAAGCGAATATTACTGGGATAGTTGATCAAGAGTTCAGACAAGTTCGTCACGGTGATTACCAACAAGTTGGTATGCCATTCTATTTTAAAACTCCATCTACTTTAAGTACTGAATTGGGTAAAACATTCACTCCAGTAAGAAAGTCAAAAAATGATGTTCTATATTGGAATAACAATACAGTACAATTTGTTCATTTATCACCAGTCAATGGTATTTACAAATTTGGTGATGCTGCACCTCCTTACGCTTATTGGGCATTGGGTGGAGCTACACTAGATGTAAGTAATACTACACGTACTGTAAAGGGACGTCCTGTGAGTGATGTCAGCGGAGCAGGTGTTTTTGGAACTAGCCCTACACTACAAAATGCAGGAGCTGGAATTAACTTTGGAGCAGGTGGAAATAATCTAAATGCATATAGAGAAAAATACAATACCTATGCATATGATCCATTCGAAATTCCTTCAGGTGGAGCAGCATGGACAGGTAATTATGCCAGAAACATGTATCAGTTTGGTAATCCATTTTTAACCAACCTTGACCTATCAAAGATTGCATATAACGAGCCTGCTGCTAATGGTGATGGCGTAAATCTTAGTAATATTTATGGTGTAGTACTTGATGTATCCGGAGTTGTAAATAACCAGGGTGGAACAACTACAAGTGCTTTTAAAGCGATCACATTCAATGCTGGTGTTCCAACAGGAGATATCGATTATATGATGATTAGACCTTTTGGTGCTTTTACCATTAAGCTTAATAACAATAATAATACTGATGTATTAAACTTTGGTAATCTTAGAAGATTTAATTACTACAGCAGAGCAGCAAATACTGATTATAATGTTAATGCAAGCAGATCTGCATCGGCTAATACTAACGGTACTGTAAAGCAGTTAGGAGTTATTGCTCTTGATGCTAACGGTGCTGAAATAGGAAAAACTTATTATGTAGTTTATCCTAATGGTACTACTGGTCATGCTGCAAATGCAAAAACACAATATGCAGCTTCAACAGCTGATGTTATTGGTACTTTTGAAGAAAACACAGCTGGAGGATACGACAATGACTATACTTCAAAATATTGGTTACGTATCAATGAAGCTAATGAAAATGATTTCAAAGGGAAAAATGTAATGTTAGCGACTTACAGTGCTAATATTAAATCTTTTAAATTTGAAATTAGAGAGAATGCTGAATTGGTAAATAAAGGGACACACCAATTATCTTCAGGTACAGGTTTCTATTACAAAGCTCCAAACGGAACAGTAACTGAAGCAAAACAAGGAGATGTAATTCCTGCTGCCGGAACTGAGTACAGTTTATATTACGGTGCACCTGAGGCATCCACAGCAAGAAATATTGCAAGTGATGGAGCAAATATTAAGCCTTCATCAAGAACTAAAGTAGTTTATAACCCGGATATTACAAATTATATAGTAAGATTTGATCCGGATTGGAAGAAAGCAGATATTGAAGTTTATGATATGAGTGGTAAACTAGTAATCTCTAAAAAAGCAGTTAATACTTCTACAGATTTTGTAATTGAATTAAGCAATTCTATTAAAAACTCTTATGTAGTAAAAATTGTTTCAGATAAGGGAGAAACTGTTAACACTAAAATCTTAAAATAAAATATATGAAAGCTTTAAATAAACTATTATATAGTCTTTTTCTTTTTGCCTTTTGTGTATTAAATGCACAAGGAACAGGCCCTGGGGGACAACCTCCTCAGCCAGGTGGACCACCTACTGGTCCTGGTGGAGATTCAGTGCCAATTGATATGTATGTTTATGTACTGTCAATAGTCGCGGTAGCATTTATTGTATTTTTCACAAAAAAATACAAAAGTCAAAAAATATAAAATTTTTATTAAAATAAATAAAACTCTCTGATTAGTCAGAGAGTTTTTTTATTTTTACATTATGAAAAAGATATTTGTATTATCAGCAGTTTTATCTGCTTTTTCTTTACAGGCACAATTTACAGTTACCGTTCAGGCGCCGGCAGATTTTAAAGATCAAGATGCAATTCTATATACTTTAAATGGTTCTAAAGATGTTATTTTTACTAAAGAACAAAGTAAAAATAATGTGTGGACTTTTAAATATCCTCAAAGTTATGTGGGTATGATGAAAATGTATTTTCCTAACACCAATAATACCTTTAATTTTATTTCTGAAAATAAAAATGTGAGTATTAAATTAGATACTCAAGGCAATAAAATTAAAGATGTTATTTATCAGGATGAGGCTAACAGCTTAATGAGCAAGCAACAGGAGGGATCACAAAAGAAGGAGCTTATACTTCCTGCTTTGACTCAAATCAAAGAATATTATAAAGATAATACAGACTTTGGTAAGGCTTTAAAAACTGAAATTGCCAGATTATCAGGTGGTAGTACTGAATTGAACCAGACGGATCATCCATTTATCTCTTACTACAATACTAATTATAGTAAATTTTTGACCAATGATCCATCCAAGAAAGTATCACAAGACGAAATCATTAATTTTATTGATAAGTCGAATGATATGCTTGAAACGTCATCTCTGCTAAGACCATTGCTGGTTTCCTATCTTAATTCAGGAGGGAATACTAATGTAGATGGTTCTGTAGATAAATTGCTTAATCAGTTGAAGGTTGAAACACCACGTGGACAAACTGTTTTATCCGAGTTAATAGATATCTTTGATGTTTATGAAATGGCTGATCTAAAGAAGAAATATCTAGATCAGGCTAAAGGCCTTAAATGTACCATTACGGATAGATTAGCATCAACGCTTAAATCAAATGCTAATGTGCAGATTGGAGCTGCTTTTCCTAACTATAAATTTCAATCACCGGTCAATACAACAGCTAAGTCCATTTACGATGTAAAAGCTGATAAAAAGGTTGTTGTTTTTTGGTCTTCGACTTGTTCACACTGTGAAACTGAATTGCCTAAGCTTCTTGAAAAATATAACGATTTAAAATCTAAAAATGTGCAGATCATTGGATTGTCTCTGGATGTAGATAAAGACTCTTATTCTAAGAGGATTACTGCATTTCCATGGATCAATGACTCTGAATTAAGAGGATGGAATAGCAGCTATAGCGAAACGTACAATATTCATGCAACACCTACTTATTTTATTTTAGATGCTAACAATAAGATAATCAGTAAACCAGACCATGTTGCCGATGTTTTGGAGTTTTTTAAGTTAAAATAATTTTGGAGGTATAGAAATATTTTATATATTTGCACCACCAAAAAGGCGAGGTAGCTCAGTTGGTTAGAGCGCAGGATTCATAACCCTGAGGTCACGGGTTCAATTCCCGTCTTCGCTACTAAAAAGGAAAAGTAATTAATTTACTTTTCCTTTTTTTATGTTCTTTAGTTGCAAAACAATATGCACAAATTTTACGATCAGTATTCTCCTGAATTTAATCTTGGTTATTTTCTTCGTGATTTATCGATGAGAATTTATTTATCATTTATTCAACCGATAAAGCATGCTGATCAGTTGTAATGGATATTGTTTTAAAATAGCCAAGATGTAGTATACGATATCCGATTTGGATTAATAGTAGGGCAAGGTGCTATAAAGACTAATGGTAAGCCTTGGAAATGTTGCTATGAAAAAGATATTAGCTATTCTATTATAAAAAAAGAAACCACAACTATATGTTGTGGTTTTTATCTTTTTATACTAGGTACTTTGATATCCCAAAAGCTTTCTTATCTGATAGAAGAACCTTTCAATAAGCCTTAAATCCTGAGTTACAATATCAGCATTCCCTTTAAGTTCTTTATCAAAAGTGAGCGTTCTGTTATAGGATGTTTTCAAGCCCTTAGGCAGGATTACATCGACATAATAATTTCCTTTGTCATCTGTAGAAAGGGAGATGTTTTGAACCTTTCCTTCTACGATACCATATTCCTGAAACCGGTAATTATCTAGTTTGATCAATACTTTTTCTCCCGGAATAATTTTACCTGAATTAATAGGAGGTACATACATTCTTCCCACTAAGTTTTCTTTGTTTCTGGGTAATATAGATAAAATTGCGTCACCCGTTTTTACGAATTGATTTTCACCAAAGAATTGTTGAAAGCTGGCAATACCATCTGTAGAAGAAATGACAAGAAAATTCTGTTCCCATTGCTTCATAGACTTCCTTAGTTGTTCAAATAATTGTAAACTTTGAGAAGAGTAATTGATCTTATCTTTTTCTGTATTAATAGCTGTTCCGCTTTTAGTTTTGTTAAGATTGGAAATTGCTTCCTCCATCTGCGATAGGGAAATTGTAATGTTTTCCACATTTTGCTGAGCCTGAATATATTTTATTTTTTCAGCCTCAAGTTCTACAGAGGCAATAACGCCCTGATTGAAAAGTTCCTGAGATCGCTGATAGCTTTTCCTGCTAAGTTCGTATTTTGCCTGTTCCAGCTTTTTCTGTTGTCTTGTGGTCGCAATTCTAACTCTGTACTCAGAAATGCTTTGATTGGCCGCCAGACTTTCAGGTGCATACGGTTGAAGCCTTGTAAATAGATCCTGATCCTGAAATGCTTTCGCAAAATTATTATAATCGCCCTGAAGTTCTCCAAGTTTGAAGTGTGAAGCCTCATTCATCGGGAAGGAGGAAAGCTGATTGGGAGAAAGGGAATCAATGATCTTTTTTAATGCAAGAACATCTTTATAATTAGCCGCAGATTGCATAACCATGAGGATGTCATTCTTTTTAACCTCCTGATGGTCTTTTATAAATATCTTTTCAATTTTAGAATTCGTTCTTGCCTCTATTTTTTCGGGTGGATTTTGAGAGGTAACTACGATTGGCGCTGAAACAAATTCAGGATACTTTATGATGTAGCTCATAATCAAAATGAGAATGAGGATAATGAATATAATGGTATTTCCCCAACGGATCATCCAGTGAGGTGGTCGTGTAAGTATGTCCTGAACACTTTCTGAACGAAGCTCAATATTATCTAAAATTTCTTTTTCCATATTAGAATAAACAATTGAAAATAAAAATCCTCAAAACGAGGATTTTGCTTTAATCTCTATATAAATTGATCTATAGAGGTAGTTTGTAATCACATTTAGGGTCATTGCCCATTTCAACACCAGGAATTACTCCTCCCGGACAGTACTGATTGCACGCATTCCATACTTTATTACTTCCGATAATACAAAAACAATTGCAAGGATAAGCGGGAATGGGCCCAGCACCGTAAACCTGTTTCAAATTTTGTCTTTTGATTTTCTTTAAATCTTTCATAGTTAATATTTTTTAGGATTAGTTTAGTGAAGTTAGTAAAAAGCTAAGACTAACTTCCTAATTCTAACTGATTTTTTACAAGTCTGTAATATTCGCCTTTTAATGCAACAAGCTCAACATGACTTCCTTCTTCCACTACTTTTCCTTTGTCTAAAACAATGATCTTATCAGCGTGCTTTACTGTAGAGAGTCTATGGGCAATGACGATTGCTGTTTTTCCTTTAAAAAACTGTTCCAGATTTTCCATAATGACCTTTTCATTATTTGCATCCAATGCAGAAGTAGCCTCATCAAAAAAGATATATTCAGGAGATTTATAAACAGCTCTTGCTATGAAGAGTCTTTGTTTTTGTCCACCGCTTACCCCAACACCTTCATTTCCTATTTTGGTATTATAGCTTAATGGAAGTTCTTCAATGAAATCTTTGATGTTGGCAATCTCTACAGCTTTTCGTAATTTCTGCTTGTCCACAGTATCTTCTCCGATAGCAATATTATTAGCGATGGTATCATTGAAAACGTATCCTTCCTGCATTACAACACCACAACGGTCTCTCCAGAACCTTGGGGAAACATTTTTTAACTTTGTATTGCCGATTTTAATATCACCGCTATTAGGGTCATAAAACTTCATTAAAAGCTTTAAAAGAGTTGTTTTTCCACTTCCACTGGCTCCAACGATAGCGGTAGTTTTTTGATACGGAATGGTCAAGCTTAGGTTTTCAAAAACATATACATCTGAACCAATATATCTGAATGAAAGATCCTCAATTTCTATGTCTTTTTGAGGGAGTTCTGTAGCGTATTGTTCATCTTTACTTTCTTCGTCGTCTTTATCATGTATTTCACCTAATCTTTCAAGGGAAATCTTGGCATCCTGAGTTTGTTTTATGAAATCAATTAGCTGTAGTAAAGGACTGTTTAGCTGGCCAATGATGTATTGTACGGATAACATCATCCCTAAAGTCAGGTTTCCGTCAAGAACCAGTTTTGCAGAAAGGAAACTTACCAGAATATCTTTCATCTGATTAATAAAGTTACCCCCAACTGATTGCCATTGCTCCAGAGAAAGAGATTTAATTCTGATTTTAAATAATTTGACCTGTAAGAATTCCCAATCCCACCGTTTTTGTTTTTCAGCATTATGCATTTTAATTTCCTGCATTCCGTTGATCAGTTCGATCACCTTGCTTTGCTCCTGGGAAACCTGGGAGAATCTTTTATAATCAAGTTCCTTTCTTTTGGCTAAAAAGAAGGTGATCCATCCGATATACAAAATGGCACCTACCAGATAAACAACAAACAGTCTGTAATCGTAAAATAAAAGTACAATACTGAAAATAATTAAATTTACTAAGGAGAATAACGTGTTGAGTGAAGAATTGGTAAGTAACTGTTCAATTCTGTGATGGTCGTTAATTCTCTGCATAATATCTCCCGTCATTCTGGTATCAAAGAAACTGATGGGAAGTTTCATAAGCTTGATAAAGAAATCCGAGATAATAGAAATATTTATTCTTGCTGAAAGGTGAAGTAAGATCCAGCTTCGGATAACTTCGATCCCCATTCTTCCTAAGAAAAGCATAATCTGAGCGAGTAACACAAGGTAGATAAAATGGATATCCTGATTCTGTATCCCAACATCGACAATACTTTGAGTAAGGAATGGAAATATAAGGGATAATAAACTTCCCGCTAAAAGTCCAACGGCAAGCTGAATAACCAGTGACTTATACTTTAATAGATACTTGGAAAGAAAAGAAAAACTGGCTTTACTTTCTTGGTCATCAAATTCAGTTTGAAAAAAGGCAGGAGTCGTTTCTAAAATAAGAACGATCCCTTCTTCTGTACTTTCATTGGCATTTTCACCAATCCATAATTTAATAAATTCGTCCTTGGTGTAGGTAATCAGACCATAACTTGGATCCGAGATGTATACCTTATTATTCTTGTCAACTTTATAAACAACGACAAAGTGATTTTTGTTCCAGTGGACTACGCACGGAAAAGGAACTTCTTCAGCAAATGTATTAAAATCAACCTGAACTCCTAAGGAACGGAATCCTAAATCTTCGGCAGCATCACTTAATCCGAGTAAACTACTTCCTTCACGGGTCGTTTCTGAAAGACTACGGATTTGTTGTAGAGATATACTCTTACCATAGTGTTTACTTACTATTCTAAGACATGTAGGACCGCAATCTTTTGCATCCGGCTGTCTGTAAAAGGGAAATTTCTTCAAAATTTATAATCATTTAAAAATGCCGTCATATTTGACGACATTTTTTATTAATAGTATTAATACCAATTTTTTACTACCTGTAACTGCCATCAGTGTTCATACATCTGGACAGTATTGCATTACACATCTCTATAGGGCAATAGTTCGAATATAGGGAAACTTCTCCTTCACTTGTCAAAGAGCACACGGTCAAAACTCCTCCAGTTCCGGTTTTAGGATTTTGTATTGAATGTTCTTTTAAGTTTTTCATGGTGAAGTTTTTGATATATCTTTCTATTGTAAGACTTTTAGTAGCCTGTCTATTTTTTTCCTAAATTAGTGAAATTTGTTAAATTAATTGAATTATTTTAAATTTCATCATCTTCAAGCAATTCGTCAATGAAGTAATGGATATCTTCACGGTCATACTTGTCCGGAAACTGAAATCCATTAATGATTAAAATAGGAGTGAAATTTAACCCTGCGTTCGCATTTTCTAACGACATTGAATTAAGAGAGCTGAGATCCTCTAACTGTCCGTTTATGCCCGCCAGATCTCTGATCTGCTTGTCATCTTTGTTTTCGAACCACGTCTCTACAGCTTTTAGAAATTCACTTTCATGTTTATTTTTATAAATACTCATGAAATCGGAGAGAAGCGCTGTCGATTTTTCGTTCGATTTTTCAGAGAAGTAATTAAATCTTATCTGAGCAGAAATGTCATTTGGATATTTCTTTAATAAATTTTCTAATATTTCATGTGCCCCTTTACAGAAACCACAGTATGGATTTGAAACGACAGCAATATTGATTTTTGCACTTTTATTTCCAAGTGAAAAAGTTTGATTGTCAGTAAAAGTAATTTTTTCTTTTTCTACAAGCTCTCTTTTAAATAGATCATAATTTCTTTTGAATCTTAGATTTTTGGCATTAGATTTTTGAAGAGCTTCTTTGTCATTAAGTAAATTATTGAAGTAAGAAACAATGAAAAAGATGATGCCCCATAATAATAAACTTAGTACAGCAATGTTTGTATTAAAATAAAAATTTTCGAAAAAGAATAAGGTAAGTACCACCTGAGCAACTAAAATTGAAATGATCAGAAGACATACCCTGCAAAATGTTTTTTCTACAAAAGCCTGAACATATAAAGAATAGCCTACAGCAATTAATGAAACAATTGTAAAGCCTTTAATGATATATCCTGTAGCGGGTAAAAAAAGTCCCAGTACTGTAATTCCTATAAAGTAGATCAGGGAAAAATCAGAAAATTTTAATCCCAATATGCTGGTCTTATCTTCATTGATGATTTTATTACATGAATTGGTGGTTTTGTTTGTCGAAGTGTCACCACAAATACTTCCAATAACTGCTGAAGTATTTCCGAATTTCTGATTGAAGATTTCCAATGAAATATATACCCCGGCAAGTGATAAGAGATTAAAAAGAATTCCATACCAGGAGAAGTTGAGAAGAGAATATAATAAGACTACTCCGAGAATTACATAGATGAAAGGCTTATAATTAGATATCTTTTGTTCCGCATTTTCAGTCTTTTCAAATAATAATACAAAATCAGTTGAATTTTTATGAAGTTCCTCTTTATTTAAAGTCTTGGATTTATCAGAATAAACGGAATATTGCGTTCCAGTTTTCTTGACCAAAGAAAATGAATTTTCAACAATCGCAATAAATTCTTCAGGAAGCTCATCCCAATATTCTTTATCGAGTTCATATGCATCATTTTTAACTCCCAAAAAGTTAAGAGTATCACTGAAAGCTAAGGCTGAAGGATAATTCGGATGCGAATTAAATTGAAAAAGAAACTCCTGTTTATCTAGTTTTAAATAGCTAATTAGTTTATCTAAGGTCATATTAATATTTTTATCTAAAATACAAAGATGTTTTAAAAAACCAAACGGTTTTTCATTTTTATGGGATATATCGTGTTTTTTAATTATTTAACTAAAAAACTATTATTGTAAATTTCTGATAATTATATATTTAGGAATTGATCAGTATTGGACGAATTGTATTGAAATATTGCTATTTCTATAAATAATGAGGTTTTTAATAGACTTGTTTTTATTGCTGCTGATGATTTAGACCTCAAAATATTGTTTTAAAGAGCTTTGAAATGAATATTTTTCCTGGAAAATATTATCAAAAATGAAAATAAGATGAGTTATGATAGTAATTCCGGGAATTAGTAAAAATCCATTATAAAAGTCAAATATGGGACAGGAGAAACAGGTAAGCGATAAAACAATTGAAAATGCTAATCAGACTCGGGGAAGTAGAACGGTGTAATGACAGTTTTATAGAGATTCCCACAATCGAAAAGTAGAGTTATTTAGGGAAAAGCTGTTTTTTTAGA is a window from the Chryseobacterium sp. T16E-39 genome containing:
- a CDS encoding peptidase domain-containing ABC transporter, which encodes MKKFPFYRQPDAKDCGPTCLRIVSKHYGKSISLQQIRSLSETTREGSSLLGLSDAAEDLGFRSLGVQVDFNTFAEEVPFPCVVHWNKNHFVVVYKVDKNNKVYISDPSYGLITYTKDEFIKLWIGENANESTEEGIVLILETTPAFFQTEFDDQESKASFSFLSKYLLKYKSLVIQLAVGLLAGSLLSLIFPFLTQSIVDVGIQNQDIHFIYLVLLAQIMLFLGRMGIEVIRSWILLHLSARINISIISDFFIKLMKLPISFFDTRMTGDIMQRINDHHRIEQLLTNSSLNTLFSLVNLIIFSIVLLFYDYRLFVVYLVGAILYIGWITFFLAKRKELDYKRFSQVSQEQSKVIELINGMQEIKMHNAEKQKRWDWEFLQVKLFKIRIKSLSLEQWQSVGGNFINQMKDILVSFLSAKLVLDGNLTLGMMLSVQYIIGQLNSPLLQLIDFIKQTQDAKISLERLGEIHDKDDEESKDEQYATELPQKDIEIEDLSFRYIGSDVYVFENLSLTIPYQKTTAIVGASGSGKTTLLKLLMKFYDPNSGDIKIGNTKLKNVSPRFWRDRCGVVMQEGYVFNDTIANNIAIGEDTVDKQKLRKAVEIANIKDFIEELPLSYNTKIGNEGVGVSGGQKQRLFIARAVYKSPEYIFFDEATSALDANNEKVIMENLEQFFKGKTAIVIAHRLSTVKHADKIIVLDKGKVVEEGSHVELVALKGEYYRLVKNQLELGS
- a CDS encoding vitamin K epoxide reductase family protein, translating into MTLDKLISYLKLDKQEFLFQFNSHPNYPSALAFSDTLNFLGVKNDAYELDKEYWDELPEEFIAIVENSFSLVKKTGTQYSVYSDKSKTLNKEELHKNSTDFVLLFEKTENAEQKISNYKPFIYVILGVVLLYSLLNFSWYGILFNLLSLAGVYISLEIFNQKFGNTSAVIGSICGDTSTNKTTNSCNKIINEDKTSILGLKFSDFSLIYFIGITVLGLFLPATGYIIKGFTIVSLIAVGYSLYVQAFVEKTFCRVCLLIISILVAQVVLTLFFFENFYFNTNIAVLSLLLWGIIFFIVSYFNNLLNDKEALQKSNAKNLRFKRNYDLFKRELVEKEKITFTDNQTFSLGNKSAKINIAVVSNPYCGFCKGAHEILENLLKKYPNDISAQIRFNYFSEKSNEKSTALLSDFMSIYKNKHESEFLKAVETWFENKDDKQIRDLAGINGQLEDLSSLNSMSLENANAGLNFTPILIINGFQFPDKYDREDIHYFIDELLEDDEI